CGCGGTGCCGCCCAGGCCTGTCGCCATGAACAGCGGCTTTATGCCGAAAGGATCTCGCGCGCAGAACAACTCACGTTCGACCGTGTCCCAGATCGCGAAGGCGAACATGCCGCGCAGCCGGTGCAGCGCATCCGGGCCCCAGAAGTGGTACGCCGCCAGAATCGCCTCGCCGTCGCCCTCGGTGGCGAATGCGGCGCCGTGCTCGGCCCGCAGCGTCTCCCTGAGTTCCAGGTAGTTGTAAATCTCGCCGTTGAAGACCAGCACGTATCGGTCGGGGGTGTCTGCCGGTCCCCAGCGCAACGGCTGATGCGAATGCGCGATGTCGATGATCGAGAGCCGGTTGAAACCGAAGAGCACGTTTTCCTCGTGCCAGATTCCCGGCTCATCGGGGCCGCGATGACGCATATGCACCATCGCCGCATCCACCGCAGGGCTATGAGATTCGAGCGAAGACCCGGGCGGGCCCAGCCACGCCACCAGTCCACACACGCGGCCAAGTATGCAACATCGCGCGACCTGTCCCAGGACCTAGGTCCCCACACCGGCCCCGTCGCTGCCCTGATGCGACCGCGTGGTCTACGCTGCGTAGTATTCGATTGCTGCCACTGGTCAGCGATGGATTCTGTACCGAAACAGGAGGCTTAAAACGTGACGTCACGGTCCGGCTCACGGCCGTCCCTGCTGGCCACTGTGGTGCTGTTGGGCGCGGCGAGCTTCCTGCTCAGCGGTTGTAGCGTCCAAGAAGTGCTGCGGTTCGGGTGGCCCGAGGGAATCACCCCCGAAGCCCACGACTACATGGCTCCCCTGTGGACCTGGGCAGTCGTGGCCTCGCTGGTCGTCGGCGTCATCGTGTGGGCACTGACGTTCTGGACCGTCGCGTTCCACCGGCACAAGCCGGGCGACACCGAGTTCCCGCGCCAGTTCGGCTACAACCTGCCGCTGGAGCTCATCTTGACGGTGGTGCCCTTCCTGATCATCGCGGTGCTCTTCTACTTCACCGTCGTGGTGCAGAACAAGGTCATGCACAAGGACCCGAACCCCGAGGTCGTCGTGGACGTGACCGCCTTCCAGTGGAACTGGAAGTTCGGCTACCAGAAGGTCGCGTTCAAGGACGGCAGCCTCAACTACGAAGGCGCCGACCCGGAACGCAAGAAGGCCATGACCTCCAAGCCCGAGGGCAAGGATGCGCACGGCAACGAGCTCGTCGGCCCGGTGCGCGGCCTGAACCGTGAGGACCGCACCTACCTGAACTTCGACAAGATCGAGACCGTCGGAACCTCCTCGGAGATCCCGGTGCTGGTGCTGCCCAGCGGCAAGAGCGTCGAGTTCCAGCTGGCCTCGGCCGACGTCATCCACTCGTTCCGGGTGGTCCCGTTCCTGTTCACGCGCGACGTGATGCCCGAGCCCAAGGCCAACAACTCCGACAACGTCTTCCAGGTCAGCAAGATCCTGAAGGAAGGCGCGTTCGTGGGTCGCTGCGTCGAGATGTGCGGCACCTACCACTCGATGATGGCCTTCGAGCTGCGTGTGGTGAGCCCCAACGACTTCAAGTTCTACCTGGAAGCGCGCAAGGCGGGTAAGACCAACGCCGAGGCGCTGGCATCGATCGGGCAGTCGCCGGTCTCGATTACCACCAGGCCGTTCGACGGCCGCCGCGGAGAGCTCGCGCCGGCGGACAACAACGCGGCGAAGAACTAGGCAGCGGGAAAGGTAGGAGCGCAGCATGCATATCGAAGCCCGACTCTTCGAGATCCTCACCGGATTCTTCGCCCTGGCCACTGTGGTCTACGCGGTGCTGACAGCCCTCTACGCCAATGGTGGTGTGGAATGGGCGGGGACCACCGCCATGGTGATGACCACGGGTCTGTCCTTGATCATCTCGACCTTCTTCCGCTTCGTGGCCCGGCGCCTGGACACCCGGCCCGAGGACTACGAAGACGCCGAGGTCGCCGACGGCGCCGGCGAGCTGGGCTTCTACAGCCCGCACAGCTGGTGGCCCATCATGATCGCGCTTGCCGCCGCCACCACCGCCGTGGGTGTGGCGCTATGGCTGCCGTGGCTGCTTGCCGCCGGTGCGGTGTTTGTTCTCAGCGCGGTCGCCGGTCTGGTCTTCGAGTACCACGTGGGCCCGGAGAAGCACTAGCTCATCGCGCGTTTCACCCCCTTCTCGCCGCCGCGCTCGTACTTTGCGGCGGGACTCCCGTGACTGGTGTGACATCTCCGTGTGCACTGTCACGTTTTCGATAACAATCCGGTGGTCAGTTTGGTTTTTACGGCCGTCGGGTTTCGTCGCCCCGGATTGCTTTGGCTATCGTTGCCATGGCCCCTCAGGCAGGTGGCCCGCCGGGGAGCGGGAAGTGACGAAAAGGAACTTGTGTAGATGAGTGGGACGGACAACCCAGGGTCGGGGACTCCCGGGGAAGTTCCGGATCTGGACGGTCCGAACGCGGATGGCGCAGCTGCTGACTCTTCCGGACCGGATTCCGCCGCGTTTCATTCACAGGCGTATTCGGCGCCCGAATCCGAGCAATTCACCAGTCCGTACGTGCCGTACGACGAGTACGACACCCAGCTGGTCGACGGTGAGGAGCCGCCTCCGCCGCGGTGGCCCTGGGTCGTCGGGGTGGCGGCGATCATTGCCGCCATCACCTTGGTGGCATCCGTCGCGTTGCTGGTGGCCGGACGATCGGACGAGACTACCGGTGCCGCCAAGAGCACCTCGGTCACGCCGACTCCGAGCACCACGCCGTGGAACGAGATCATCACCACCACGACGGAACCTCCGCCTCCACCACCTCCGCCGCCAACCACTGAACCGCCGCCACCTCCGCCTCCGCCGGTGGTGACCGAGACCGTGACGGTGGAACCTCCGGTTCCGGTGCCTCCGCCTCCGCCGCCGGTGACGACGCATGAGGCACCGCCGCCGGTGACGACCACCACGCCGCCGCCTCCTCCACCGCCGACGACTACGACCCCGGCTGGGCCCCGGCAGATCACGTACTCGGTGACGGGTTCGAAGGCCCCGCTGGATCGCATCTCGATCACGTGGACCGACGGCTCCGGGCGCACCCGGGTAAACCCGAACGTCTACATCCCGTGGTCGATCACCGTCACCCCGATCTCGAACTCGGAGATCGGTTCGGTGTCGGCGAGCAGCTTCCTGCGCCTGAGCCAGCTCAATTGCACGATCACCACCAGCGACGGCCAGGTTCTGTCCGCCAACAACAACAATTCGGCGCAGGCAACCTGCTGATGCCAGCGGGTCGATTGGCCAAGCCACTGGAGGCACTTGCCGGTCCGGTGCGTCGATCCTCTCCGGAGGCCGTCGACCGGATGCTCATTGGGCTGTGCGCCGTCATCTGGCTGGCATTCGTCGGGATGTTGGTCGGCGCCATCGTTGTGATGACCGGACTGGGGGAGGGCGCGCCGGGATCGGCTGGGCCGTCGCTGGGGATCTACATCGTCATCGGGGTATCGCTGGCCGTCATCATCGGTGCCGTGCCGCTGCTACTGCGCGCCCGTAAGACGGCGGCTCAGCGCACGACGCGTGGCCCGTCAAAGGCCGTACCTAAATCCAAGGGTGCCAATGCTTCCGGGGCCGGCAGTGTGCCGTCGGGCCCGCCTCCCGCGGAGGCCTCGACCGAGAAGCTCAAGACATTCGGCGGACTGGCGGACCACACGAGCCATGTTCCGAAGGATTACACCGGGCCGGGGTCACCGGCCTATCGGGCGGCCGCCGAGGCGGCATCGAAATCAGTGGTGGTCGATCGGCTGTGGCTGCGCGCCACCGTAGGGATCGCCGGTGCGATCGGTCTGGCGCTGCTGGCGGTGGTCACCGGCGCCTATCTGCTGGCAGTGGACAGCGACACCGCGGCCATCGTCGCGTTCGTGTTCGGCGGGGTGATCACCTGCGCGATGGGTGCGATTCCGTGGGTGACCCTCAAGAAGCTGCGTGAGCTCGGTGCGCCAGGGTCTTAATCTGCGATCCCTGCGCGGGCAACGACTTTCGTGATGGTGGCGCGCACCAGCGATTCCTCCGGAACCGCGTTGCGACGGCCGAAATCCTCGGCCAGCTCGGCTCCCATGTAGCGTCCGCCGATCCTGGTCGCCCATTCGCGCATCTCATCGAGATCACTGGTCAGTCGCGCTTCGGCTGTGAACTGGACGTAGGAGTAGGGCGGGCGCTGGTCGTCGACGGCCAGCGAGATGCGCGGATCCCGTCGAATGGCCTTGCCTTTCAATGTTTCCGTGCCCGTCGTGAAGATCAGCTCATCGCCGCCGGATCCCTCATGGAGCAGAAACCAGACCGGTGTCACGATGGGCGCACCGTTGGCCCGCACCAGCCCCAGCATCCCGGTGCGGGTGCCCTCGGTGGCGAAGGCCCACCATTGCTCGCGAGTCATCTCGTGCATACGGCTAGGGTAAAGCAGTGGGGCCCCGCACACTTTTTCGTGTGCGGGGCCCCACTGTCGAACTGACTTCTAGTGGCCGTGACCGTTTGTTGCCGGCTCGCCGTCCTGGTACTCCTTCAGAGCGAGCAGCGACTTGTGGTGCGCCTCGTGTTCGGCTTGCACCAGTGCGGCTTGTTCGTCGGCGGGGTCGGCGAACAGGAACGAGCCGGTGCCGGGTGCGCCGGCCGATCCGAGCTTGTTCATGCGCTGTGGCACTGCGGCGCCCTGGTATTCCAGCGGGATGGCGTGGCCGTGCTCGTCGACACCGGCCAGCGGCTGGTGCAGCTCGATGTATTCACCGTGCGGCAGTCGCTTGATGATGCCGGTCTCG
This genomic window from Mycobacteroides chelonae contains:
- a CDS encoding cytochrome c oxidase subunit II, whose translation is MTSRSGSRPSLLATVVLLGAASFLLSGCSVQEVLRFGWPEGITPEAHDYMAPLWTWAVVASLVVGVIVWALTFWTVAFHRHKPGDTEFPRQFGYNLPLELILTVVPFLIIAVLFYFTVVVQNKVMHKDPNPEVVVDVTAFQWNWKFGYQKVAFKDGSLNYEGADPERKKAMTSKPEGKDAHGNELVGPVRGLNREDRTYLNFDKIETVGTSSEIPVLVLPSGKSVEFQLASADVIHSFRVVPFLFTRDVMPEPKANNSDNVFQVSKILKEGAFVGRCVEMCGTYHSMMAFELRVVSPNDFKFYLEARKAGKTNAEALASIGQSPVSITTRPFDGRRGELAPADNNAAKN
- a CDS encoding PPOX class F420-dependent oxidoreductase; the protein is MHEMTREQWWAFATEGTRTGMLGLVRANGAPIVTPVWFLLHEGSGGDELIFTTGTETLKGKAIRRDPRISLAVDDQRPPYSYVQFTAEARLTSDLDEMREWATRIGGRYMGAELAEDFGRRNAVPEESLVRATITKVVARAGIAD
- a CDS encoding cytochrome c oxidase subunit 4, which codes for MHIEARLFEILTGFFALATVVYAVLTALYANGGVEWAGTTAMVMTTGLSLIISTFFRFVARRLDTRPEDYEDAEVADGAGELGFYSPHSWWPIMIALAAATTAVGVALWLPWLLAAGAVFVLSAVAGLVFEYHVGPEKH
- a CDS encoding DUF2561 family protein, with the translated sequence MPAGRLAKPLEALAGPVRRSSPEAVDRMLIGLCAVIWLAFVGMLVGAIVVMTGLGEGAPGSAGPSLGIYIVIGVSLAVIIGAVPLLLRARKTAAQRTTRGPSKAVPKSKGANASGAGSVPSGPPPAEASTEKLKTFGGLADHTSHVPKDYTGPGSPAYRAAAEAASKSVVVDRLWLRATVGIAGAIGLALLAVVTGAYLLAVDSDTAAIVAFVFGGVITCAMGAIPWVTLKKLRELGAPGS